A genomic region of Thermus hydrothermalis contains the following coding sequences:
- a CDS encoding molybdopterin oxidoreductase family protein: MKARATCPLDCPDACSLLLTLEGGRLVRVEGDPRHPITQGFACAKTYRYPERVKERLLYPMRRVGRKGEGRFARITWEEALDEIAERLKAVLDAHGGEAILPYHYAGTMGLVENQHPLAFFRAIGASELLETICATAGSAAWEMTYGPRLAPDPEEIPENARYILLWGINSLSTNSHLTPFLKEAKARGAKVVHIDPYANPTSRFAHEHLKIRPGTDAALAYALAHVLFREGLVDWAYLEEAATGVEAFREAAEAWPPSRASALTGIPEEAILRLARELGEAKRVFLRVGYGMTRHPGGGNALRAVILLPALLGAWRYPGCGAMLSTSGAFFLNRRYLGGRHLLTEHLPHEGYFRPNPRARAINMNELGTALTELHPPIRILFVFNSNPLVVAPNTGKVKEGLGREDLFTVVLEQVMTETAHYADLLLPATFFHEHPDLYTSYGHYYLSWNEPLAEPEGEARPNTWVFRELAKRLGLKEPTLHWGAEEVARSLLATDHPFLEGITLERLKEEGFVKLNLPKPFLPFAKGPVRFSPPPLVLPTEPLPEYPLILLTPPAHRFLNTTYGNVEALVAAEGGEPRLLIHPLDAEARGIQDGMLVHIHSPWGRITRKARVSEAPRPGVVVLEGTWWEKWAPDGKGVNHLTSERLTDLGGGSTFHSTPVEVEPLRLAGFAPGPQSC; encoded by the coding sequence CCGCTACCCGGAAAGGGTGAAGGAAAGGCTTCTTTACCCCATGCGCCGGGTGGGCCGCAAAGGGGAGGGCCGCTTCGCCCGCATTACCTGGGAAGAGGCCCTGGACGAAATCGCAGAAAGGCTCAAGGCCGTCCTGGACGCCCACGGGGGCGAGGCCATCCTGCCCTACCACTACGCCGGCACCATGGGGCTTGTGGAAAACCAGCACCCCCTGGCCTTCTTCCGGGCCATCGGGGCCTCGGAGCTCTTGGAAACCATCTGCGCCACGGCGGGAAGCGCCGCCTGGGAGATGACCTACGGCCCCCGCCTCGCCCCCGACCCCGAGGAGATCCCCGAAAACGCCCGCTACATCCTCCTCTGGGGCATCAATAGCCTTTCCACCAACAGCCACCTCACCCCCTTCCTCAAGGAGGCCAAGGCCCGGGGGGCCAAGGTGGTGCACATTGACCCCTACGCCAACCCCACCTCCCGCTTCGCCCACGAGCACTTAAAGATCCGCCCGGGGACGGACGCCGCCCTGGCCTACGCCCTGGCCCACGTCCTCTTCCGGGAGGGCCTGGTGGACTGGGCCTACCTGGAGGAGGCGGCCACGGGGGTGGAGGCGTTCCGGGAAGCGGCGGAGGCCTGGCCCCCAAGCCGGGCGAGCGCCCTCACCGGCATCCCCGAGGAGGCCATCCTTCGCCTGGCCCGGGAGCTGGGCGAGGCCAAGCGGGTCTTCCTGCGGGTGGGCTACGGCATGACCCGCCACCCGGGGGGCGGGAACGCCCTTAGGGCGGTGATCCTTCTCCCCGCCCTCCTCGGGGCCTGGCGCTACCCGGGGTGCGGGGCCATGCTCTCCACGAGCGGGGCCTTTTTCCTCAACCGGCGCTACCTCGGGGGGCGGCACCTCCTCACGGAGCACCTTCCCCACGAGGGCTACTTCCGCCCCAACCCCAGGGCCCGGGCCATCAACATGAACGAGCTCGGCACCGCCCTCACCGAGCTCCACCCGCCCATCCGGATCCTCTTCGTCTTCAACAGCAACCCCCTGGTGGTGGCCCCGAACACGGGGAAGGTCAAGGAGGGCCTTGGGCGGGAGGACCTCTTCACCGTGGTCCTGGAGCAGGTGATGACGGAAACCGCCCATTACGCCGACCTCCTCCTCCCCGCCACCTTTTTCCACGAGCACCCGGACCTCTACACGAGCTACGGCCACTACTACCTCTCTTGGAACGAGCCCTTGGCCGAGCCTGAGGGGGAGGCGAGGCCCAACACCTGGGTCTTCCGGGAACTGGCCAAGCGGCTCGGCCTAAAAGAGCCCACCCTCCACTGGGGGGCCGAGGAGGTGGCCCGAAGCCTCCTCGCCACGGACCACCCCTTCCTGGAGGGCATCACCCTGGAGAGGCTCAAAGAGGAGGGCTTCGTGAAGCTCAACCTTCCCAAGCCCTTCCTCCCCTTCGCCAAGGGCCCCGTGCGCTTTAGCCCCCCTCCTTTGGTCCTCCCCACGGAGCCCCTCCCCGAATACCCCTTGATCCTCCTCACCCCGCCCGCCCACCGCTTCCTCAACACCACCTACGGGAACGTGGAGGCCCTGGTGGCGGCGGAAGGAGGGGAGCCTAGGCTCCTCATCCACCCCTTGGACGCCGAGGCCCGGGGGATACAGGACGGGATGCTGGTGCACATCCACTCCCCTTGGGGCCGCATCACCCGGAAGGCCCGGGTGAGCGAGGCCCCCAGGCCCGGGGTGGTGGTCCTCGAGGGCACCTGGTGGGAGAAGTGGGCCCCCGACGGCAAGGGGGTGAACCACCTCACCTCGGAAAGGCTCACGGACCTGGGGGGTGGGAGCACCTTCCACAGCACCCCCGTGGAGGTGGAGCCCCTGCGCCTCGCCGGATTTGCGCCTGGGCCACAATCCTGCTAG
- a CDS encoding NUDIX domain-containing protein, whose product MPKKRSVALAAWGEEGLLMVLRPPEDPEFGGAWGLPAVSLEGEETLEEAAFRVAREKLGTALAEASPLAFGVEERPRYTLELWVFEGRLLAPPRLPEPKPGKTYYAAFRYGRPEDLKDAARRGSLCSRLYLAVKGLCP is encoded by the coding sequence GTGCCCAAGAAGCGCTCCGTGGCCCTGGCCGCCTGGGGGGAGGAGGGGCTTCTTATGGTCCTGCGGCCTCCGGAGGACCCCGAGTTCGGGGGGGCCTGGGGGCTTCCCGCCGTGAGCCTGGAAGGGGAAGAAACCCTGGAGGAGGCCGCCTTTCGCGTGGCCCGGGAGAAGCTCGGCACCGCCCTCGCCGAGGCCAGCCCCCTCGCCTTCGGCGTGGAGGAAAGGCCCCGCTACACCCTGGAGCTATGGGTCTTTGAGGGGAGGCTCCTCGCCCCCCCGAGGCTTCCCGAGCCCAAGCCCGGCAAGACCTACTACGCCGCCTTCCGCTATGGACGCCCCGAGGACCTTAAAGATGCGGCCCGGCGGGGCTCCTTGTGCAGCCGGCTTTACCTGGCAGTGAAAGGCCTTTGCCCATGA
- the thiI gene encoding tRNA uracil 4-sulfurtransferase ThiI: MTETLVLVNLFHELALKGQNRPLFLKRAKAHVREALKGLGATLEADWAMALLFRLEATAWPEAQSRLQDTLGVESFARVLRTPPDLEALEAALEGVLAEARFASFRITAKRSDKAFPLTSPEIERRLGAFVKERTGAQVRLKGAEREFVVRILPGAALLEVARYPGPGGLPPGVSGKVVALLSGGIDSPVAAYRLMRRGAEVVLVHFHPFPLLSGASREKAMALAERLARFQHRIRLHLVPFSEVQRHIIVEAPTPYRVVLYRRYMLRIAEAIAKEEGALALCTGDSLGQVASQTLKNLYAVNQAATLPVFRPLIGSDKQEIMAEAKRIGTYPISILPDEECCTLFAPKHPVTRAKLEVVLEAEKRLPTEELIALALKEREVVAYAWPGRKPLGGQGEKAFIMEHGPPRG, translated from the coding sequence ATGACGGAAACCCTGGTCCTGGTCAACCTTTTCCACGAGCTCGCCCTCAAGGGGCAGAACCGCCCCCTTTTTCTGAAGAGGGCCAAGGCCCACGTGCGGGAGGCCCTAAAGGGGCTTGGGGCCACCTTGGAGGCGGACTGGGCCATGGCCCTCCTCTTCCGCCTGGAGGCCACGGCCTGGCCCGAGGCCCAGTCCCGGCTCCAGGACACCCTGGGGGTGGAAAGCTTCGCCCGGGTCCTGCGCACGCCCCCGGACCTCGAGGCCCTCGAGGCCGCCTTGGAAGGGGTCTTGGCGGAAGCGCGTTTTGCCAGCTTCCGCATCACCGCCAAGCGCTCGGACAAGGCCTTCCCCCTCACCTCCCCCGAGATAGAAAGGCGCCTTGGGGCCTTCGTGAAGGAGAGGACGGGGGCCCAGGTAAGGCTCAAGGGGGCGGAAAGGGAGTTCGTGGTGCGCATCCTCCCCGGGGCGGCCCTCCTGGAGGTGGCCCGCTACCCGGGGCCTGGGGGGCTTCCCCCGGGGGTTTCCGGGAAGGTGGTGGCCCTCCTTTCGGGGGGCATAGACTCCCCCGTGGCCGCCTACCGCCTCATGCGCCGAGGGGCGGAGGTGGTCCTCGTCCACTTCCACCCCTTCCCCCTCCTCTCCGGGGCAAGCCGGGAGAAGGCCATGGCCCTGGCCGAGCGCCTCGCCCGCTTCCAGCACCGTATCCGCCTCCACCTCGTCCCCTTTAGCGAGGTGCAGCGGCACATCATCGTGGAGGCCCCCACCCCCTACCGGGTGGTCCTCTACCGCCGCTACATGCTCCGCATCGCCGAGGCCATTGCCAAGGAGGAGGGGGCCTTGGCCCTTTGCACGGGGGACAGCCTGGGCCAGGTGGCCTCGCAGACCCTGAAGAACCTCTATGCGGTGAACCAGGCAGCCACCCTCCCCGTCTTCCGCCCCCTCATCGGCTCCGATAAGCAGGAGATCATGGCCGAGGCCAAGCGCATCGGCACCTACCCCATCTCCATCCTCCCCGACGAGGAGTGCTGCACCCTCTTCGCCCCCAAGCACCCCGTGACCCGGGCGAAGCTGGAGGTGGTCTTGGAGGCGGAAAAGCGCCTACCCACGGAGGAGCTCATCGCCCTGGCCCTCAAGGAAAGGGAGGTGGTCGCCTACGCCTGGCCGGGGCGGAAGCCCCTGGGAGGGCAAGGGGAGAAGGCTTTTATAATGGAGCATGGACCTCCTCGAGGCTAA
- a CDS encoding amidase: MDLLEAKALLEQGKTTPLALLEEALERARAFADRNTLAYLDEEAARKEAEALTEELRRGRPRGPLHGLPLTVKDLFPVKGMPTRAGTQAPLPPLPEEAQAVRRLREAGALLFAKTNMHEIALGITGENPWTGPVRNAIDPTRQAGGSSGGSAVAVALGIGLASLGTDTGGSIRIPAAFNGVVGFKPSYGRISLEGALPLSRSTDHAGPLAKTVRDAHFLTEILAGESIPLEAPQNPTFGVPLDFLEGRLGQGVRRAFLRLLEDLPTLRAEVKEVSLPLRGVYEVYTRLVRYEAARIHEKALKENPEGFSPQVREALLQGLALTEKDYRDAVAERESLRLELMKALRGVDALLLPAQPLPAPPLGTEEVELESGRKGHREAFITLTLPFSLLGVPTLALPFARVEGMPVGLQVVGPYAEDGRVLAIGGWLEERLK, from the coding sequence ATGGACCTCCTCGAGGCTAAAGCCCTTCTGGAGCAGGGTAAAACCACCCCCTTGGCCCTTTTGGAAGAGGCCCTGGAAAGGGCCAGGGCCTTCGCCGACCGGAACACCTTGGCCTATCTGGACGAGGAGGCCGCCCGCAAGGAGGCGGAGGCCCTCACGGAAGAGCTTCGTCGGGGGCGGCCTCGAGGCCCCCTCCACGGCCTCCCCCTCACGGTGAAAGACCTCTTCCCCGTGAAGGGCATGCCCACCCGAGCCGGGACCCAAGCCCCCCTCCCGCCCCTTCCCGAAGAGGCCCAGGCGGTGCGGCGGCTAAGAGAGGCGGGGGCCCTCCTCTTCGCCAAGACCAACATGCACGAGATCGCCCTGGGCATCACGGGGGAAAACCCCTGGACGGGCCCCGTGCGCAACGCCATAGACCCCACCCGCCAGGCCGGGGGGTCTAGCGGCGGGAGCGCCGTGGCCGTGGCCTTAGGCATCGGCCTCGCCTCCTTGGGCACAGACACCGGGGGTTCCATCCGCATCCCCGCCGCCTTCAACGGGGTGGTGGGCTTCAAGCCCTCCTACGGCCGCATCTCCTTGGAAGGGGCCTTGCCCCTCTCCCGCTCCACGGACCACGCCGGGCCCCTGGCCAAAACGGTGCGGGACGCCCACTTCCTCACGGAGATCCTGGCGGGGGAGAGCATCCCCCTCGAGGCCCCCCAGAACCCCACCTTCGGCGTCCCCCTGGACTTCCTGGAGGGGAGGCTAGGCCAGGGGGTAAGGAGGGCCTTCCTGCGCCTTCTGGAGGACCTCCCCACCCTGCGGGCGGAGGTCAAGGAGGTCTCCTTGCCCCTTAGGGGGGTCTACGAGGTCTACACCCGCCTGGTGCGCTACGAGGCCGCCCGCATCCACGAGAAGGCCCTAAAGGAAAACCCCGAGGGCTTCTCCCCCCAGGTTCGGGAAGCCCTCCTCCAAGGGCTTGCCCTCACGGAAAAGGACTACCGGGACGCCGTGGCCGAGCGGGAGTCCTTGCGCCTCGAGCTCATGAAGGCCCTGAGGGGCGTGGACGCCCTCCTCCTCCCCGCCCAACCCCTCCCCGCCCCCCCCTTGGGCACGGAGGAGGTGGAGCTGGAGTCGGGCCGCAAGGGCCACCGGGAGGCCTTCATCACCCTCACCCTGCCCTTTAGCCTCCTCGGGGTGCCCACCCTGGCCCTCCCCTTCGCCCGGGTGGAGGGGATGCCCGTGGGCCTCCAGGTGGTGGGCCCCTACGCCGAGGACGGCAGGGTGCTCGCCATCGGGGGCTGGCTGGAGGAACGCCTAAAGTAG
- a CDS encoding SLC13 family permease — MEALSALVLLLAYLGLALGGLPGFRMNRAGVALVGASVLVLLGVLDLEEAWHALDAETLVFLFGVMVLNAQLSYAGFFGLAAEALLRFARTPFALLALLTLGAGGLSALFLNDTMALLLTPLVARVAQGLGLNPVPYLLALMGAVNTGSLMTPTGNPQNILVASLSGLGYLDFVRSLWLPALLGLLLQVLLLALLYPEVRSLRPLPPLPPLRYRLHPGLLRKGLAVALGLLLAFLLGYPMAQGALVAAGLLLFTRRLRSERFFHRVDWELLVLFGGLFVLTEGVKRLGLAEALLPLAATPLGLLLAAVVLSLLISNVPAVLLLAPLVQDPKDWLLLAGGSTLAGNLTLLASVANLIVAEGAGKEGVRVGFGEHLRLGLPLTLLSLALLYALL, encoded by the coding sequence ATGGAGGCCCTTAGCGCCCTCGTCCTCCTCCTGGCCTACCTGGGCCTTGCCCTGGGGGGGCTTCCCGGCTTCCGCATGAACCGGGCGGGGGTGGCCCTGGTGGGGGCGAGCGTGTTGGTCCTTTTGGGGGTCTTGGACCTGGAGGAGGCCTGGCACGCCCTGGACGCGGAAACCCTCGTCTTCCTCTTCGGCGTCATGGTCCTCAACGCCCAGCTCTCCTACGCCGGCTTCTTCGGCCTGGCGGCGGAGGCGCTTTTGCGCTTCGCCCGGACCCCCTTCGCCCTCCTCGCCCTCCTCACCCTGGGGGCCGGGGGGCTTTCCGCCCTCTTCCTCAACGACACCATGGCCCTCCTCCTCACCCCCTTGGTGGCGCGCGTGGCCCAGGGGCTTGGCCTAAACCCCGTGCCCTACCTCCTCGCCCTCATGGGGGCGGTGAACACGGGAAGCCTCATGACCCCCACGGGCAACCCCCAGAACATCCTGGTGGCGAGCCTTTCGGGCCTGGGCTACCTGGACTTTGTCCGATCCCTTTGGCTTCCCGCCCTTCTCGGGCTTCTCCTTCAGGTCCTCCTCCTCGCCCTCCTCTACCCGGAGGTGCGCTCCCTTAGGCCCCTCCCGCCCCTTCCCCCTTTGCGCTACCGCCTGCACCCGGGCCTCCTAAGGAAAGGCCTTGCCGTGGCCTTAGGCCTCCTCTTGGCCTTCCTCCTCGGCTACCCCATGGCCCAGGGGGCCCTGGTGGCGGCGGGGCTTCTCCTCTTTACCCGGAGGCTCCGCTCCGAGCGCTTCTTCCACCGGGTGGACTGGGAGCTCCTCGTGCTCTTCGGCGGGCTTTTCGTCCTCACGGAAGGGGTGAAGCGCCTGGGCCTCGCCGAGGCCCTCCTCCCCTTGGCCGCCACCCCCTTGGGCCTCCTCCTGGCCGCCGTGGTCCTTTCCCTCCTCATCTCCAACGTGCCCGCCGTCCTCCTCCTCGCCCCCTTGGTGCAGGACCCCAAGGACTGGCTCCTCCTCGCCGGGGGGAGCACCCTGGCGGGCAACCTCACCCTCCTCGCCAGCGTGGCCAACCTCATCGTGGCCGAGGGGGCGGGGAAGGAGGGGGTGCGGGTGGGCTTCGGCGAGCACCTGCGCCTGGGCCTGCCCCTCACCCTCTTAAGCCTCGCCCTCCTTTACGCTCTACTTTAG
- a CDS encoding GNAT family N-acetyltransferase: MWTFPERLAGRYVRLEPLSLAHLPGFLAQYDPEVYRFLSRIPLGPTEEALRAHLEALLSEPGRVNWAVYLGEALAGRISVIAPEPENRKLELGTMIFKPFWGSPANKEAKYLLLRHAFEVLQAERVQFKVNLQNERSQRALESLGAVREGVLRRNRRLPDGTFRDDVIYSILREEWPKVKARLEARLYGGP, from the coding sequence ATGTGGACTTTCCCCGAGCGCCTGGCCGGGCGGTACGTGCGCCTCGAGCCCCTAAGCCTCGCCCACCTTCCCGGCTTCCTCGCCCAGTACGACCCCGAGGTCTACCGCTTCCTAAGCCGCATTCCCTTAGGCCCCACGGAGGAGGCCCTAAGGGCCCACCTGGAGGCCCTCCTTTCCGAGCCCGGCCGGGTGAACTGGGCGGTCTACCTGGGGGAGGCCCTGGCGGGGCGCATCTCCGTCATTGCCCCGGAGCCGGAGAACCGCAAGCTGGAGCTCGGCACCATGATCTTCAAGCCCTTCTGGGGAAGCCCCGCCAACAAGGAGGCCAAGTACCTCCTCCTCCGCCACGCCTTTGAGGTGCTCCAGGCGGAGCGGGTCCAGTTCAAGGTGAACCTGCAAAACGAGCGGAGCCAGAGGGCCCTGGAGTCCTTGGGGGCGGTGCGGGAAGGGGTGTTGCGGCGAAACCGCAGGCTTCCCGACGGGACCTTCCGCGACGACGTCATCTATAGCATCCTGCGGGAGGAGTGGCCAAAGGTGAAGGCCCGCCTCGAGGCCCGCCTCTATGGAGGCCCTTAG
- a CDS encoding M28 family metallopeptidase: protein MLGKVETLKAVLALLHLPHRGSATEGEAEAFRRLKEFLQARGVAVEVLPFLGVRSYGPELIGISLLLALSPLSFLFPLLGALAFFLYFQGHRPWGFLLDRHPSQNLLAWKGEGERALVLMAHVDTAKTFFLYHPKRVRGFRQNFLANALLAFLSPFLAFTPLKWPLGLYFLLQAALLLHREAGAPYVEGGNDNASGVAVATALFLETKPPKGWRLGLALTGCEEVGALGAKALARHLPPGALVLNLDNVGRGELFYAEGEGMLRYTPYRGPLLEAARRTPGARPLRYRLAYFDALPLAQRGFPTLTLIRLEGGVPPNWHWPTDTFARLDEEALAQTLYYAKTLLAKVLA, encoded by the coding sequence ATGCTGGGGAAGGTGGAGACCCTAAAAGCGGTCCTCGCCCTCCTCCACCTCCCCCACCGGGGAAGCGCCACGGAAGGAGAGGCCGAGGCCTTCCGCCGCCTGAAAGAGTTTTTGCAGGCGCGGGGGGTGGCGGTGGAGGTCCTACCCTTCCTGGGGGTACGAAGCTACGGCCCCGAGCTCATCGGCATCAGCCTCCTCCTCGCCCTAAGCCCCCTTTCCTTCCTCTTCCCCCTCCTCGGGGCCCTGGCCTTCTTCCTCTACTTCCAGGGGCATAGGCCCTGGGGCTTCCTCCTGGACCGCCACCCCTCGCAAAACCTCCTGGCCTGGAAGGGGGAAGGGGAAAGGGCGCTCGTCCTCATGGCCCACGTGGACACCGCCAAGACCTTTTTCCTCTACCACCCCAAGCGGGTAAGGGGCTTCCGGCAAAACTTCCTCGCAAACGCCCTCCTCGCCTTCCTAAGCCCCTTTTTGGCCTTCACCCCCTTGAAGTGGCCCCTGGGCCTTTACTTCCTCCTTCAAGCAGCCCTCCTCCTCCACCGGGAGGCCGGGGCGCCCTACGTGGAAGGGGGGAACGACAACGCCAGCGGGGTGGCGGTGGCCACGGCCCTTTTCCTGGAAACCAAGCCCCCCAAAGGCTGGCGCCTCGGCCTCGCCCTCACGGGGTGCGAGGAGGTGGGGGCGCTGGGGGCCAAGGCCCTCGCCCGCCACCTGCCCCCAGGGGCCCTCGTCCTCAACCTGGACAACGTGGGCCGGGGGGAGCTTTTCTATGCTGAGGGGGAAGGGATGCTCCGCTACACCCCTTACCGCGGGCCCCTTTTGGAGGCTGCCCGCAGGACCCCTGGGGCCAGGCCCCTCCGTTACCGCCTGGCCTACTTTGACGCCCTGCCCCTGGCGCAAAGGGGCTTTCCCACCCTCACCCTTATCCGCTTGGAAGGGGGCGTTCCCCCTAACTGGCACTGGCCCACGGACACCTTCGCCCGGCTGGACGAGGAAGCGCTGGCCCAAACCCTGTACTACGCCAAAACCCTTTTGGCAAAGGTCCTCGCGTAA
- a CDS encoding MogA/MoaB family molybdenum cofactor biosynthesis protein yields the protein MFRVGILTVSDKGFRGEREDTTHLALREALKGGPYEVVAYEVVPDEPPMIKKVLRLWADREGMDLILTNGGTGLSPRDRTPEATREVLEREVPGLPELMRLKGLEKTPMAALSRGVAGVRGRTLILNLPGSPKGARESLEAVLPVLPHALSLVTGKVWREGHHE from the coding sequence ATGTTCCGCGTGGGCATCCTCACGGTATCCGACAAGGGCTTCCGCGGCGAGCGGGAGGACACCACCCACCTGGCCCTGCGGGAAGCCCTGAAGGGGGGGCCCTACGAGGTGGTGGCCTACGAGGTGGTGCCCGACGAGCCTCCCATGATCAAGAAGGTCCTCCGGCTTTGGGCCGACCGGGAAGGGATGGACCTCATCCTCACCAACGGGGGCACGGGCTTGAGCCCCCGGGACCGCACCCCCGAGGCCACCCGGGAGGTCTTGGAGCGGGAGGTCCCGGGGCTTCCCGAGCTCATGCGCCTCAAAGGCCTGGAGAAAACCCCCATGGCCGCCCTCTCCCGGGGGGTAGCGGGGGTGCGGGGGCGGACCCTCATCCTGAACCTCCCGGGAAGCCCCAAGGGGGCGCGGGAGTCCCTGGAGGCGGTGCTTCCCGTGTTGCCCCACGCCCTGAGCCTGGTCACGGGCAAGGTCTGGCGGGAGGGACACCATGAGTAG